From a single Elgaria multicarinata webbii isolate HBS135686 ecotype San Diego chromosome 18, rElgMul1.1.pri, whole genome shotgun sequence genomic region:
- the SMARCB1 gene encoding SWI/SNF-related matrix-associated actin-dependent regulator of chromatin subfamily B member 1: MMMMALSKTFGQKPVKFQLEEDGEFYMIGSEVGNYLRMFRGSLYKRYPSLWRRLATVEERKKIVASSHESQRSHSPRRYHGYTTLATSVTLLKASEVEEILDGNDEKYKAVSISTEPPTYLREQKAKRNSQWVPTLPNSSHHLDAVPCSTTINRNRMGRDKKRTFPLCFDDHDPAVIHENASQPEVLVPIRLDMEIDGQKLRDAFTWNMNEKLMTPEMFSEILCDDLDLNPLTFVPAIASAIRQQIESYPTDSILEDQSDQRVIIKLNIHVGNISLVDQFEWDMSEKENSPEKFALKLCSELGLGGEFVTTIAYSIRGQLSWHQKTYAFSENPLPTVEIAIRNTGDADQWCPLLETLTDAEMEKKIRDQDRNTRRMRRLANTAPAW, from the exons ATGATGATGATGGCGCTGAGCAAGACCTTCGGGCAGAAGCCCGTCAAGTTCCAGCTGGAAGAGGACGGCGAGTTCTACATGATCGGCTCGGAG GTGGGCAACTACTTGCGCATGTTCCGCGGCTCGCTGTACAAGCGCTACCCGTCGCTCTGGAGGCGCCTGGCCACGGTGGAGGAGCGCAAGAAGATCGTCGCCTCGTCCCATG AGTCTCAGCGGAGCCACAGTCCCAGGAGAT ATCACGGTTATACTACACTAGCCACTAGTGTGACTCTTTTGAAAGCCTCTGAAGTAGAAGAGATCTTGGACGGAAACGATGAGAAGTACAAAGCTGTCTCCATCAGTACTGAGCCCCCCACCTACCTTAG AGAACAGAAGGCAAAAAGAAACAGCCAGTGGGTTCCAACCCTCCCAAATAGCTCCCATCATCTTGATGCTGTGCCATGTTCAACAACCATTAACAGAAACCGGATGGGCAGAGATAAGAAGAGAACTTTTCCACTCTG CTTTGATGACCATGACCCAGCTGTAATCCACGAGAATGCCTCTCAGCCAGAAGTGCTGGTTCCGATCCGATTGGACATGGAAATAGATGGGCAGAAACTGAGAGATGCTTTTACATGGAATATGAATG AAAAACTAATGACTCCAGAAATGTTTTCAGAAATTCTCTGTGATGATCTGGATTTGAATCCCCTGACCTTTGTCCCTGCTATTGCATCAGCAATTCGACAGCAGATTGAATCTTATCCTACAGACAGTATCCTGGAGGACCAATCAGATCAGCGTGTCATTATTAAG CTCAACATCCATGTGGGGAACATCTCCCTGGTGGACCAGTTTGAATGGGACATGTCTGAGAAGGAGAATTCCCCTGAGAAATTTGCCCTGAAGCTGTGCTCGGAGCTTGGGTTGGGCGGCGAGTTTGTCACCACCATTGCTTACAGCATCCGAGGACAGCTGAGCTGGCATCAGAAGACATATGCATTCAG TGAGAATCCTCTGCCAACAGTGGAGATTGCCATTCGTAACACTGGGGATGCTGACCAGTGGTGCCCTCTACTTGAAACCCTGACAgatgcagagatggagaagaaaatcCGAGACCAAGACAGAAACACAAG GCGCATGAGGCGTTTGGCCAATACAGCTCCAGCCTGGTAA